CGCACGCCGCCTGGTGGATGCGATCGACCAGACGGCGCTGGCCGAGCACCGACCGGTGACCGTGGCGCTGGCCCGCGGCATTCTGGATCATCAAACGACCGATGCCGGTCCGCCCCCGGCGCCGGCGTCCGGCAATCGTCACGACGAGGTGGGGCGTCACGACGAGGTGGGGCGTCACGACGAGGTGGGGCGTCACGACGAGGTGGGGCCTCACGACGAGGTGGAGCCAGGATGATCACCGGTCTTGCCCATGTCGAGATAGTGGCCACCGATCTTGATGCCGCCACAAATCTTTACGCGACGCTCTTCGACCGGGCCCCGATCATTGCGACAGCGGCGCTGACCTGCTTTCAGGTCGGCCGGCTGGCGGTCAGGCTGATGCCCGGCCGCGGCGACGCCCCCGACGGATTGTCGGCAGTGGGCTTTGCCGTCGATGACCTGTCGCGGGCGGCGGTGCTGGCCGACCGGCGCGGGCTTGCGATCGACCACACCATGGCGACCGAAAACGGTCTGCTGCGGCTGTCGCCCTCGGCTGCCGGGGGGCTGGGCGTGCATCTGGTGCAGGCAGAGGTCGGTACCCTGACCGACGCGACCATCGACCAGACCGGCATCGACCGGACCGGCGGCGAACCGGGTGCGGTCATCGGCCTGGATCATGTCGTTATCCGCACCAATGACGTCACCCACGCGGTGGCGGTGCTGGGCGGCAGGCTGGGGCTCGACCTCAGGCTTGACCGGGCCAATCCGTCCTGGGGCGCACGGATGCTGTTCTTCCGCTGCGGCGACAGCATCGTCGAGGTCGTTCAATCGATGGCAGGAGCGACGGATCCGCCCGCCGATACTCAGATCAACCCACCACCGCCACATCGGTTCTGGGGGCTGTGCTGGCGCGTGGCCGACGCTCGGGCGGCACATGGCCGCCTGACTGCCGCGGGCATTGCCGGGGATGCGCCTCGCCGGGGTCGCAGACCGGCCACGCAGGTCTTCACTCTGGCCGAACCGCCGGCCGGCGTCGCGACATTGATCCTGTCAGTCGATGCCTCATCTGGCGATGCCTGATCTGGATGTGATGCCCTGAACCGGTCTTGTCATGGGCCGGCGGTCGGCTTCGGGGGTGTCAATCTGCGGCGATGTCGGCGGATATCGTGCCGGCGTCATCGGTGCCATCGGCCGGGCCGTCGCCGGCATCGGTGGTGTCGTCATCCTTGCGCAGCTTGCGCTTGCGCTGCTTGCGACGGGTCGATTGCAGCACGGCTTCCTCGCCCGACAACGACAGCACCGCGATCGACCGCCCACGGGCGCCAAGGGCGACGTCGCCCGACAGCAGCCGCAGCGCGTCTTCGCCGAACACCTCATGGCGCCAGCCCTTCAGGGCGGCAATGGGGGCGGTGGGGCCGTCGATCGCCAGCATTTCCAGGTCATCCTGCGAGGCGATCAGCGTGCGGGCGACGCCGTGCTCCTCGCTCTTCATCTTCAGCAGAACCTTCAGCAGTTCGATCAGCGGCCCAAGGCCCCGGGGCAGATCGCGCGGCGGCTCCCGGTCGGGCAGGTCGCCTTTGGGCTCGGCCAGGGCGCGGGCGATGCAGGACAGCACCTCCTCGCCGCCGGCACCCTCGGTCGCCCATTTCGGCAGGCCACGGACCCGCCTCAGATCATCGACCGTCTTCGGCTGACTGGAGGCCATCTCCAGTAGCGTCTCGTCCTTGGTGATGAAGGTGCGGGGCACGTTGCGCGACTGCGCCTGACGCTCGCGCCAGGCGCCAAGTTCACGCACCAGTCCCAGAAAGCGCCGGTCGAGGCTGCGGGTCCGGATACGCTCCCAGGCCACGTCAGGCTTGGTCTCATAGGTTTCGGCGGCGTTCAGCGTCGCCATTTCCTCGTCGAGCCATTCCTCGCGGCCGCTGTCTTCCAGAAGCCTGGCCAGCTTCTCGTACACAGTGCGCAGATGGGTGACGTCGGCCAGGGCATAGGTCGCCTGCTTCTCCGTCAGCGGGCGCCGCGACCAGTCGGTGAAGCGGGATGACTTGTCGATGCTGGCCCGGGCCAGCTTGTTCACCAGGGTTTCATAACCGACGCTTTCGCCGAAGCCGCAGACCATCGCGGCCACCTGGGTGTCGAACATCGGCGTCGGCACGGCGCCGAACAGCAGCAGGAAGATTTCCACATCCTGGCGGGCGGCATGGAACACCTTCAGCACCGAGGTGTCGGCCAGCAGTTCGCCCAGCGGCGCCAGGTCTATGCCCTCGGCCAGCGGATCGACCGCGGCGGCCCGGCTGGCGCCGGCAAGCTGCACCAGGCACAGCTTGGGCCAGTAGGTCTTCTCGCGCATGAATTCGGTGTCGACGGTGACGAAGGGTTCGGCCTTCAATTCGTCAACAAGCTGTCTGAGCGACTGGGTGTCGGTGATGATCTCGGTCATGATCTCGTCTATAGCACGATTGATCGCCCGCCCGCCACGTCGGACAGA
The sequence above is drawn from the Tistrella bauzanensis genome and encodes:
- the rnd gene encoding ribonuclease D, with protein sequence MTEIITDTQSLRQLVDELKAEPFVTVDTEFMREKTYWPKLCLVQLAGASRAAAVDPLAEGIDLAPLGELLADTSVLKVFHAARQDVEIFLLLFGAVPTPMFDTQVAAMVCGFGESVGYETLVNKLARASIDKSSRFTDWSRRPLTEKQATYALADVTHLRTVYEKLARLLEDSGREEWLDEEMATLNAAETYETKPDVAWERIRTRSLDRRFLGLVRELGAWRERQAQSRNVPRTFITKDETLLEMASSQPKTVDDLRRVRGLPKWATEGAGGEEVLSCIARALAEPKGDLPDREPPRDLPRGLGPLIELLKVLLKMKSEEHGVARTLIASQDDLEMLAIDGPTAPIAALKGWRHEVFGEDALRLLSGDVALGARGRSIAVLSLSGEEAVLQSTRRKQRKRKLRKDDDTTDAGDGPADGTDDAGTISADIAAD
- a CDS encoding VOC family protein, which codes for MITGLAHVEIVATDLDAATNLYATLFDRAPIIATAALTCFQVGRLAVRLMPGRGDAPDGLSAVGFAVDDLSRAAVLADRRGLAIDHTMATENGLLRLSPSAAGGLGVHLVQAEVGTLTDATIDQTGIDRTGGEPGAVIGLDHVVIRTNDVTHAVAVLGGRLGLDLRLDRANPSWGARMLFFRCGDSIVEVVQSMAGATDPPADTQINPPPPHRFWGLCWRVADARAAHGRLTAAGIAGDAPRRGRRPATQVFTLAEPPAGVATLILSVDASSGDA